The following proteins are co-located in the Chaetodon auriga isolate fChaAug3 chromosome 23, fChaAug3.hap1, whole genome shotgun sequence genome:
- the LOC143316178 gene encoding OX-2 membrane glycoprotein-like, with protein MSGGVFLHLICAFGLFHEGLTALIQTQQTVMAAVGHEVCLNCQLTQPKDVLQVTWQKHLPDGEKNVCTFNKYFGQRVNPDFRDKVKFKAAGLQNSSIVIRNVTKLDEGCYDCLFNTDPDGALTGSTCIRLYELHGPILHVRESNSPEEVVVSCSATGRPAPTVTLRVLQKDLHLSPSSPVKVPNSNGTVTVTTAAVLSVFHDSSTQVGCAVRVLSGPQMEAFMMIPEVKQSSAQDSGPDHSDFSLTWIIVFAFVFVVCVTAVVSVLLRQKQRKSVSHRDSENVKTPPKSIGHTLENKTPLMQQENEQVRHRGNTSTVKKGKRNSPKVSSGIVKQLLFSPKSAV; from the exons ATGTCAGGCGGTGTATTTCTACatttaatttgtgcatttggGCTCTTTCATGAAG GTCTAACAGCTCTGATACAAACTCAGCAGACTGTGATGGCAGCAGTGGGACATGAAGTCTGCCTAAACTGTCAGCTGACTCAACCTAAAGATGTTCTTCAGGTCACCTGGCAGAAACATTTacctgatggagagaagaatgTTTGTACTTTCAACAAGTACTTTGGTCAGAGAGTGAATCCTGACTTCAGGGATAAAGTGAAGTTTAAAGCTGCTGGACTGCAGAACAGCTCCATCGTCATCAGGAACGTGACGAAGCTGGATGAAGGCTGCTATGACTGCTTGTTTAACACCGACCCTGACGGTGCTCTCACAGGTTCAACCTGCATCAGACTCTACG AGCTGCATGGACCCATTCTTCATGTGAGAGAATCAAACTCTCCTGAAGAGGTAGTTGTGTCCTGCTCGGCCACAGGTCGACCTGCTCCCACGGTGACGTTAAGAGTCCTGCAGAAAGACCTCCACCTCTCACCCTCCAGCCCCGTCAAAGTCCCCAACAGCAACGGTACAGTGActgtcaccactgcagctgtgctgtcagtcttccatgacagcagcacacaggttgGATGTGCAGTGCGAGTGCTCTCTGGTCCTCAGATGGAGGCGTTTATGATGATTCCTGAGGTCAAACAGTCGTCTGCTCAGGACTCTGGGCCTGATCACAGTGATTTCA gtcTCACTTGGATCATTGTGTTTGCGTTCGTGTTCgttgtttgtgttacagcaGTCGTCTCAGTCCTGCTtcgacaaaaacaaaggaagag tgTGTCACACAGGGACTCTGAGAACGTCAAGACACCACCAAAATCAATCGGCCACACTCTTGA GAACAAAACCCCTTTAATGCAGCAAGAGAACGAGCAGGTGAGGCATCGGGGAAACACGTCTActgtgaaaaaaggaaaaaggaactCCCCAAAAGTGTCGTCTGGGATAgtaaagcagctgctgttttcaccaAAGTCGGCTGTTTAG
- the LOC143316005 gene encoding OX-2 membrane glycoprotein-like: MCGPALPLCLLLWIVGTAVSRTQGEVVAPASLSAEAGRPLLLVCNVTTAAGDTVRQVRWHDRHNKILLAYEQSAPVRVSHQDPNVQLTASHNDASYITIKKVQPDDEGCYRCVFDVFPTGPQEGQTCVSVTGKVRLEGNKTAVSGQPSTLSCWYSLPERVHQVLWRKTAEQGDTTTVASYAKRGHQTVAEQFAGRVSLSRSLGDTQLTIRPVRTEDEACYTCEFHAYPDGTRSATACLSVYVLPKPEVSHVTSSSGVTEANCTAQSRPAAEIMWNIGGDNRTLGPPISSAYDQGDGTTVVTSTLFFQSGLLSDLSVKCTVHHPGLKKPLTVSLNTNVGPAMVILLSVCGVAAVLLLCLCVCLCKCFICTDD, from the exons ATGTGTGGACCTGCCCTGCCCCTGTGCCTGCTGCTCTGGATAGTCGGGACGGCCGTTTCCAGGACACAAG GTGAGGTGGTAGCTCCTGCCAGCCTGAGCGCAGAGGCAGGTCGGCCCCTCCTGCTCGTCTGTAACGTCACCACGGCCGCAGGCGACACCGTCCGGCAAGTGCGCTGGCACGACAGGCACAACAAGATCCTCCTGGCGTACGAGCAAAGCGCCCCCGTCCGCGTCAGCCACCAAGACCCCAACGTGCAGCTCACCGCCTCCCACAACGACGCCAGCTACATCACCATCAAGAAGGTGCAGCCTGATGACGAGGGCTGCTACCGCTGCGTCTTTGACGTTTTCCCCACGGGGCCGCAAGAAGGCCAGACGTGCGTCAGCGTCACAG GTAAAGTGCGCCTGGAGGGCAACAAGACGGCCGTGAGCGGGCAGCCGTCCACCCTGTCCTGCTGGTACAGCCTCCCTGAGAGGGTGCACCAGGTGCTGTGGAGGAAGACGGCCGAGCAGGGCGACACCACCACCGTGGCCTCCTACGCCAAGCGCGGCCACCAGACCGTAGCCGAGCAGTTCGCGGGCCGGGTTAGCCTGAGCCGCAGCCTGGGCGACACCCAGCTGACCATCCGGCCGGTCAGGACGGAGGACGAGGCCTGCTACACCTGCGAGTTCCACGCGTACCCGGACGGCACCAGAAGCGCCACCGCCTGCCTCTCCGTGTATG TTTTACCCAAACCAGAGGTGAGCCATGTGACCTCCTCCTCGGGAGTCACGGAGGCAAACTGCACCGCCCAGTCCCGGCCCGCAGCCGAGATCATGTGGAACATCGGCGGGGACAACCGAACGCTCGGCCCGCCCATTTCGTCCGCCTACGACCAGGGCGACGGCACGACGGTGGTGACGAGCACGCTGTTCTTCCAATCAGGGCTGCTCAGCGACCTGTCCGTCAAGTGCACCGTGCACCACCCGGGTCTGAAGAAACCCCTGACAGTGTCCCTCAACACAAACG tggGTCCAGCCATGGTCATCCTGCTCTCAGTGTGCGGTGTGGCGGCGgtcctcctcctgtgtctctgtgtgtgtctctgcaagTGCTTCATCTGCACCGATG